In the Lactiplantibacillus brownii genome, one interval contains:
- a CDS encoding ABC transporter permease has translation MNIGQIPLADWINSGVDWLSQFTGFFNSVTIFFQVIIDGIQWAFDFLPQWVFILVVLALTYWVKRGQKKISFMVFEVLGLLLIWNLGYWRDMTQTLTLVLSSSLIAIVVGIPLGIWMAKSSRAEIVIKPILDFMQTLPAFVYLIPAVSFFGIGMVPGVLASVIFATPPTVRMTNLGIRQVPSDLIEVADSFGSTSWQKLIKLQLPLAKTTIMSGINQTMMLGLSMVVIASMIGALGLGTQVYFAVGRNDAGAGFAAGIAVVIVAIILDRITQSFNKTSK, from the coding sequence ATGAATATTGGACAAATACCTTTAGCGGATTGGATCAACTCAGGTGTTGACTGGCTGAGTCAATTTACCGGATTTTTTAATAGTGTGACGATCTTTTTCCAGGTAATCATTGACGGTATTCAATGGGCTTTTGACTTCTTGCCGCAATGGGTCTTTATCTTGGTGGTCTTAGCACTCACGTACTGGGTTAAACGAGGACAAAAGAAAATTAGTTTCATGGTGTTTGAAGTTTTGGGGCTGTTATTGATCTGGAACTTAGGATACTGGCGTGATATGACCCAGACCTTGACGTTAGTTTTGTCGTCTAGTTTGATTGCAATCGTTGTTGGGATTCCACTTGGAATTTGGATGGCAAAAAGTTCAAGAGCTGAGATCGTAATCAAACCAATTCTTGACTTCATGCAGACCTTGCCAGCGTTTGTTTATCTAATACCGGCCGTTTCATTTTTTGGTATCGGGATGGTACCGGGGGTGTTGGCTTCAGTGATTTTTGCGACGCCACCGACAGTGCGAATGACAAACTTGGGAATCCGGCAGGTGCCAAGTGACTTGATCGAGGTAGCGGATTCCTTTGGCTCGACCAGCTGGCAAAAGCTAATCAAATTACAGTTACCACTAGCAAAAACAACAATAATGTCCGGAATTAATCAAACGATGATGCTTGGACTTTCAATGGTCGTGATTGCATCAATGATTGGCGCCCTTGGTTTAGGAACTCAGGTTTACTTTGCTGTGGGGCGTAATGATGCCGGGGCAGGATTTGCCGCAGGAATTGCTGTGGTTATTGTAGCTATTATTTTGGATCGAATCACACAATCGTTCAACAAAACATCCAAATAA